GCCGGTGCCGTCGGTCGCATCCGACAGCGTCGACGGGTCGGCCAGGCCCGCGTCGCACACCATGAGGATGGTGCCGATGTTGACGGCCAGGAACGGCGAGTTCTCGGTGCTCGTGACGGTGACGGTGTCGCCGTCGGCCACGGCCGAGACCTTCTCGTCGATGACCGAGCCGTAGGAGAAGGTCGCGTTCGCCGGGTCTGCGTTGTAGTTGATGTTGTCGGCGACCGTCTGGGCGGTGAACTCCGAGCCGTCGGCGCAGGTGATCCCCTTCTTCAGGGTGAACACCACCTCGGTGCCGGTCTCCTCCCAGCTCTCGGCGAGCCACGGTTCGAAGTCGCCCTCGGGGGTGACGGAGATCAGCGACTCGTACGCGAGGCTGATGACGCCCCAGGTGTCGGGCGAGATGGCGGTGAACGGGTTGAGGTCGCCCGGATCGTCTTTCACGGCGGTCACGAACGTGCCGCCGGAGACGAAGTCGCCCTCGCCGGGTGCGGGCTGTCCTGACGATCCCGCGCACGACGTCAGTGTCAGCGCGAGAGCGCAGGCGACGGCGACCACGGGTACTGCGGTACTGCGTTTCATGGCGTTCTCCTGTGTCGGGTGGAGCGGGATGCGGGTCAGTGCACGGGCGCGTCGGCGGTGAGCCGGGCCAGAGGGCCGGCGGCCTTGACGGTCACGGTGATGGTGGGCTGGGTGGTGTAGGGGACGTGCGTCTCGATGACCTCGACCACCGACACCTGCAGCGGATCGGCTCCGGCCTGGATGGCCTTGGCGATCGCGGCATCCGACGCCTGCTCGATGGCCCGCTCGCGCTCGCCCATCGGCGCCATCTGGTCGGCGCGGCCGCCGGCGAGCGAGATCGCCGCGCCGACGGCGTTGGCGACGCCGCCGTGTTCGGGGCGCAGGATGCTGCCGGCGCTCGCCAGCCGGTCGGGGACGAGGAACCCGCCGCCGCCGACGACGACGAGGGGGAAGTCCATGCGGCCGAGGGAGAGCCGTTCGACCGCCTCCTCGAGGCGGTCGGCGACCACGGCGAGCGCCTGCTCCAGCGCGGAGGCTGTGCGTGCGTCGAGCGCGGGGAGCGTGCGCCCCGCCACCCGCGAGCCGGCCATCGCCGCGGCATCCGTCAAGGTGGGCGTCGAGCCGCCGAACAGCAGGCCCTCTCGATCGATGCGGTAGCCGACCGACTGGGGACCCACGCGGCCCGACTCGACGTCGACGACCGTGCCGCCGCCGATGCCGACGCTGAGCACGTCAGGCATGCGGAAGTTGGTGCGCACGCCGCCGATCTCGCGCGGCAGCGTGGACTCGCGGGGGAATCCGCCCACGACGACTCCGAGGTCGGAGGTCGTGCCGCCGACGTCGATCACGATCGCGTCGTCGTGCCCCGACAGGTAGGCGGCGCCGCGGATGGAGTTCGCCGGGCCGGAGCCGATCGTCAGCACGGGGTACTGGGCCGCGTAGTCGAGCGACATCAGCGTGCCGTCGTTCTGGGCGAAGAAGGTCGTGGCGTCGAGTCCCTCCTCGGCGACCACGGTGACGAGGGCCGCGGTGACCGACCGGGCGACGCTGTACAGCGCGGCGTTGAGCAATGTGGCGTTCTCGCGCTCCAGCAGACCGGTCGGCCCGATGTCCTGGCTCAGGAACACCCGCACATCGGGGCCGAGGTGCCCGCGCAGCAGCTCGGCGACCTCCAGCTCCTGCTCCGGAGATGTCGGGCTGAAGATGCCGGCCACGGCGATCGCGTCGAAGCCGTCGAGACCGTCGATGAAGCGCAGGATGCCGTCGCGGTCGAGCGGCGCGATCGGCGTGCCGTCGACCATGTGACCGCCGCCGAGCATCGCCGAACCCGCCAGCACCATGCTCTTCAGGTCTTCGGGCCAGCCGGTGAGCGGCGGATACTCGGTCGCCGCGGGCGCCCCGAGGCGGATCATCGCGACCCGGTCGAGCTGACGGCGCTGCACGATCGCGTTGGTGGCGTGGGTGGTGCCGAGCATGACGCGCGACACTCGCGACCGGTCGTCTCCGATGGCGGCCAGCACGTCTCGGATGCCGGCGCGGATGCCCCCGGTGATGTCGTCGGTCGTGGCGCGCTTGGTCCAGGCCAGCACGCGGCCGTCGCCGTCGAGGACGACGGCATCCGTGTTGGTCCCGCCGACGTCGACGCCGATGGACAGGTCGCGCGCGGTCATCGTGCGGCTCCTTCGAAGGGGACGTAGGGCAGGTCGTAGCCGAACGCCGCGGGACCCGCGAGCTCCAGCCCGCGCGGCGTGCGCCAGATCGGGTCGCACGCCCAGGCCAGCACCGAGACGCGCTGGCCGAAGCGGAGCATCTCGGTGGTGATGGCATGGCCCGTCTCGGCGTCGATGATCGTGATGAGGTCGGGAACGCTCACCAGCACCTCGCCGTCTTCGAGCACGAGGAGGTTCTCGTTCTGCAGCTCGAGGCGCTGGAGTCGGCCGCGGTCGGCACCGGTCCCGGTGATCGTGACGGAGCCGCGAACGAAGCCGCCGGCGGTCCTGCGGTCGAGGTCGGTGATCTTGCCGGTCATGAGCACACGGGCGTCGAGCTCGGCGGCGACGGCCGACACCGGGTCGGGCGACGACATCAGGGCATGCCCGACGCGGATGGCGGCGCTCACGGTGCCCTCGATGACGGCGCCCTTCACGGTGTCGGCGGTCATGGGGTAGTGCGCTCCGATGCAGATCGAGCCGCTCGCGACGGTGAGGGCGCGGGCGTGTCGCTCGAGCCAGTGCAGGTCGATGGTCTTCATGACCGAGATGTTGCCGACGACGTCGCTCTGCACGGCCCACTCGCACGGCACGCCGGCGACGTTCATGGCGACCATGGCGGCGTCGGGGAAGGCGCGGCCCATGCCGTCGGCGTCGAGCACCTTCAGCCCGAGGCGTGCGGCCCATCCGATCGGCTGCACGCCGTTGCTCCCGCCGATCTCGGCCGCCATCAGCGTGGTCACCGGACGACCGAGCAGCCGCTCGGCCTCGGCCAGCAGCGCGTGGATCTGCCCCGTGGCCGAGAGCATCTCGATGCCGACGGTCGGCGCGCCGATGCCCGACATGAGGATCACGACGTCGTCGGGGCCGAGGTCGTCGACGCTCACGAGCGGCACGGGGCCGTGTGCGCGCAGCGCGTTCTCGACCGTGATCTGAGCGGTGTACACGGCGCCGCCGCCGCCGGTGCCGAAGATCGCGGTGCCCACGCCGAGCGCGGCGATGTCGTCCGCCGTGATCTCGGTGAGGGGTGCCGCTGTGCGCACCGCGGATGAAGTCTGGACCATGCCCTCACGCTACGGAGGCCGGTCCGCCCGGACAATGTCGCAAGCATCCAGTGTTTCCGTGCAGACTGTGCTCATGACACAGTATGCGTTGCGCGATCTCGTCGACGATGCGGATCGGCTGGGTCTGCGGTTGACCGCCGGACCGGTAGACGACCGCGAGGTCGCGCGCGTCGACATCTCCGCCGTCGACCGGCTCGACGCGCTCGGCGAGGGCACCCTCGCGCTCATCCCCGGCGACGAGCAGCCGCCGCCGTTCCGCATCGACGTGGCGCTGCGGCAGGCCAGCGCACGCGGCCTGGCTGGTCTCGTGTTCACGGCTCCCCTCACGCTCGCCGAGACGGCCAGGGTGCTCGCCGACCGCGGCCGTGTGCCGGTGTTCTCGGCCCCCGGTGCCGGAGCCGCCGAACTGGCCACGACGATCGACCGCGCGATCTCGGGCGGAGCGTCCGAGGCGATGATGCGCGGGGCGCGCGCCGTCACCCTGGCGACGGAGGCCGCAGCCGCACCGGACAGCACGCCGGACAGCATCCTCGCCACCGCGGGGGCCGCCCTCGGGATCGCGCTGGAGATCGTGCAGGACCCCACCGCCGCGTGGAACGACCCGCACGCCGTCTTCATCGGCGAGGTCGCGATCGGCCGCGTCACCGCGGAGCGGACCGACGGGGCCACCGACGTGGCGCTCCCGGTCATCGCCGCCCTGGTCTCGCGCGTCGCGCAGCGGCGGAGCCGCGATCGGTACGCGCCGGTGCAGTCGCGATCCGACCTGCTCGTCGAGCTCGTGCTGGCCGACGCCTCGCGCGCCGAGGGCTTCGTCGCGCAGGCCGCCCGCCTCGGCCTGCCGCTCCCCCAATCGCACGTCGTGGCGTGGCTGACGCCCACGGGCAGGAGCGATCCGGATGCCCTGGCTCCCCGCAGCGTGCAGCCGGCCCTGGAGCTGTTCGCGCTGCAGCTCGTCGAGGGTCGCGACGAGATGTGGCACGTGGCGTTCCTGCAGGACGACCTGATGCTCGTCTGCACCGAGGAGCACGGCGCAGGCGACCACCAGCGACGGGTCCGCGAGGTCGCGACGCAGGTGCAGCACCGTGCCCAGGAGATCGCGGGGTCGGACTGGGCGTACACGCTCGGTCTCGGCACCCCGCAGGTGGGGGCGCTGGGGTTGCGTCAATCCGCGGCCGAGGCGCGCGTGGCCGCGGAGTCCGCCATCGCCGCCGGGCGCCTCGGCGGCGTGGAGCTGACCGATGTGACGGGACTGCGTCGCGTGCTCCTCGACCTGTACGCGTCGCCGATCAGCCGCGAGCTGCTCGACGACATCCTGCGCCCCCTCGATCGGCTCGGGCCGGAGCGCGCCCTGCAGTCGGTGCGCACGCTGCTCGCCTACCTCGCGCACGAAGGGTCGCTCGTGCACGCGGGGAAGGAGCTCATGCTGCACCCCAACGGAGTCGGATATCGGATGCGGCGCATCAGGGAGCTCCTCGGCATCGACCTCGACGACCGCGACGCACGCTTCGCGGTCGAGCTCGCGTGCCGCGTGCGTCTGCTCGGCGCCCGCTGAGAGGTCGCGAACAGCGTCGCACCTCCCGGTGCGGGTGCTCGGGGATTCAGGGGACCGGGGCGAGGTCCAGCGCGGTTCAGCGGGGGTTCAGCGCACGACGAGCTCGGTGCGCAGCTCCTCGCCGTGCGCATCGAGATCAGGAGCGCGCGCCAGACGAGCCGTGCCGTTGGTCCCGAGGGCCGAGCGCGCGATCGCCACGCCGTCGTCGTGCTCGATCATCCCCATCGCGCGGGCCTGCTCGCCGTGCGCGGCATCCTCGGGGCTGCGCACGCGAGCCACGAGCACGCGTGCCGCGCTGAGCCGCTCGACGACCGTATCGAGCGGCAGTGCGCCGACCCGTACCGCGAGAACCCGCTCGAGCTCGTCGCGCCCCTCGACCCTGGCGCGGTTTCTCGACCAGCGTTCGCCGCCCAGCTCATCGTCCAGGTCGAGAGCCGCCACGAGCCGCGCGAACATCGCATCGTTCGTCGCGCCCAGCACGACGTGCCCGTCGGATGCCGCGAACGCCCGGTACGGCACGATCGACGGGTGCGAACTGCCCCATGGCCTCGACGGCGGACCGCCCGCCGACGTGGCCGCGATGACCGTCCCCAGCGAGCTCAGCGCGGTCGCGAAGAGCGAGAACTCCAGCCGCCGGCCGACGCCGGTGCGCTCGCGCTCGAGCAGGGCGGCGAGCACCCCGTTGATCATCGACATGCCCGTGGCGATGTCGACCATCGCGACGCCCGAGCGCACCGGGTCGGCCCCCTCGTACCCGGTGACGTGCATGAGCCCCGACTCCGCCTCGACCGTGACCGCCGTGCCGGGCTCCGCCGCGAGCGGTCCTGTCGGCGAGAAGCCGCTGATCGACGCGTACACCAGCCGCGGGAACCGAGAGCGCAGAGCATCCGCGCCGATCCCCAGCCTGTCGGCGACGCCGGGCCGGAAGCTCTCGACGACCACGTCGGCCGTCGCGATCAGCCGGTGCGCGATGTCGAGGTCGCCCTCGTCGGTGAGGTCGAGCGCGATGCTGCGCTTGCCGCGGTTGATGGCGTGGAAGTAGGCGCTGGCCCCGTGCACGAACGGGGGTCCCCAGTGCCTGGTCTCGTCGCCGATGCCCGGCTGCTCGACCTTGATGACGTCGGCGCCGAGCTCGGCCAGAGTCATCGTCGCGTAGGGTCCGGCGAGCAGCCGCGTGAAATCGATCACGCGCACCCCGCTCAACGGCCGGAAGTCTCCGTCGTCGTCCATGTGCCGATGCCCCTCTCGTTCAGCGCACGAAGACCCGTTCGCCGCGGATCCAGGTCTCGGCCACGCGCACCGACGAGATCTCGTCGTCGGCGACCGTGAAGACGTCGCGATCGAGCACCGCGAAGCTGCCGTCGGCGCCGGGTGTGAGAGCACCCACTCCGGCCAGCGGCGACAGCGATGCCGCTCGCGAGGTGTAGAGCAGCAGCGCCTGCGCGACGGTGATCGCGGCCTCGGGGCCGAACTCGACGCCGTTGTATGCGCGGCGGCGAACGGCAGCCTCGACCGACAGCATCACGTCGTCGGCCCCGCTCCACGCCGTGGCCGGCCGGTCGGACGAGAGGGCGAGCGGCTGCAGCCCCGCGTACAGGCGGGCGATCGGATAGGCGTCTGGCACCTGCTCGACGCGCAGCGCCTTCTCGTAGCCGTCGTACTCGGCGAAGAAGAACACCGTATGCGTCGCGATGCCGAAAGTCATCCGCGCCGTGCGCAGCCGTTCGAGGTACGCGTCCGAGACGATCGTCGCGTGCTCGATGCGCACCGACGGGATGCCGTCGAGCCACGGCTCTTCGTTCTCGAACAGCTCGACGACGCGGTACAGCGCGCTGTCGCCCATCGCGTGCACGGCGAGCTGCACGCCGTTGCGGCGCGCCCAGCCGGCAGCGGCGAGCACATCGGCGTCGTCGACGAGGCGCAGGCCGTGATCGCAGGAGTCCGGATAGGGCTCGGCGACCCAGGCCGTGCGGTTCGAGTACGCACCGTCGAGCACGACCTTCACGCCGGCGACGCGGATCCGGCCCTCGCGATCGCCGGGCTCGAGGTCGGCGAGCGGGGCAGCCGGGTCCCACCCAGGGTAGAGCGCGACCCGGGTGCGCAGCCCGCGTTCTGCCGCTGCCCTGAAGGTGGCCAACGGCTCCTGGATGCGGTTCGACAGCAGGTCGCACACCGCCACGATCCCCCGCGACGCCCACTCCTCGCCGAGCGCGAGGATCGCGGCGATCTGCTCGTCGCGCGTCGGCGGCGGGATGTGCGCGGCGACGGCGTTCACGGCGGCGATCTCGGTGAGCACGCCGTTCGGGCGCCCCTCGGCATCGCGCTCGAACCGTGCACCGTCGGGGTCGGGAGTGTCGGCCGTGATGCCCGCGATCTCGAGCGCCCTGGTGTTGCATACCGCGGAATGCGCGTCGCAGCGCCACACGAGCACCGGCCGTTCGGTCGACACCCGATCGAGGTCGGCGGCGGTGGGGCCGTCTCGCCCGGGGAACTTCGTGTCGTCGTAGCCCCGGCCGAGCACCCAGGCGCGCGGAGAGGTGAGCGTCTCGGCGTGCGCGCGCAGCACGTCGACGAGGTCGCCGCGAGAGAGCACGGCGGGCGGGAAGCACTCCACGGCGGCCGCCGTGCCCGCGAGAAGCGCTGGATGCGTGTGGCTGTCGATCAGCCCCGGCACAACCGTGCGGCCGCCGAGGTCGACGGCATCCGGATCGGTCACCTCGGCGGCGTCGCCGACCCAGTCGACGACGCCGTCGACGATGCGGAACGCCGAGGCGAAGGCGGTCTCCGACTCCCCGGTGAACACGCGCGCGTTCGTGACGGTGATGCTCGCCATGTCAGACCTCCCTGTGGGTGAAGCGACCGCCGAGCAGGGTCGCGGCGACGGGCATGGTGCGCAGCTCATCACGGTCACTGGCATAAGGGTCGCGGTCGACGAGCACGAGGTCGGCCGGCTGCCCGACCGCGACCGACGTGCGCACGGATGCCGCGAGCGCGACGTCGAGCGGAAGCCGCTGCTCGGGATGCCAGGCGTCCCGGTCGCCGCGGCTGCGCGAGGTGGCGGCGCTGAGCGAGATCCACGGGTCCAGGGGCGCGACCGGCGCATCGGAGCCGAGGCGCAGCTCTACCCCCGACCGGTGCAGCGATCCGAACGCGAACGCCCGTCCGGTGCGGCCGGCCCAGTGGTGGTCTGCGATGTCGCGGTCGTCCATCGCGTGCTCGGGCTGCACGCTCGCGATGAGTCTGAGCCGGGCGAAGCGGGCGAAGTCCTCGTCGCGGACGAGTTGCGCGTGCTCGATCACGCCCGTCATGCCGAGCGATTCGAACGTGTCGAGCACCTCGGTGTTCGCGCGATCGCCGATCGCGTGCACGGCCGCGCCGATGCCGACGTCCCTG
This Microbacterium sp. XT11 DNA region includes the following protein-coding sequences:
- a CDS encoding hydantoinase/oxoprolinase N-terminal domain-containing protein, producing the protein MTARDLSIGVDVGGTNTDAVVLDGDGRVLAWTKRATTDDITGGIRAGIRDVLAAIGDDRSRVSRVMLGTTHATNAIVQRRQLDRVAMIRLGAPAATEYPPLTGWPEDLKSMVLAGSAMLGGGHMVDGTPIAPLDRDGILRFIDGLDGFDAIAVAGIFSPTSPEQELEVAELLRGHLGPDVRVFLSQDIGPTGLLERENATLLNAALYSVARSVTAALVTVVAEEGLDATTFFAQNDGTLMSLDYAAQYPVLTIGSGPANSIRGAAYLSGHDDAIVIDVGGTTSDLGVVVGGFPRESTLPREIGGVRTNFRMPDVLSVGIGGGTVVDVESGRVGPQSVGYRIDREGLLFGGSTPTLTDAAAMAGSRVAGRTLPALDARTASALEQALAVVADRLEEAVERLSLGRMDFPLVVVGGGGFLVPDRLASAGSILRPEHGGVANAVGAAISLAGGRADQMAPMGERERAIEQASDAAIAKAIQAGADPLQVSVVEVIETHVPYTTQPTITVTVKAAGPLARLTADAPVH
- a CDS encoding DUF917 domain-containing protein; its protein translation is MVQTSSAVRTAAPLTEITADDIAALGVGTAIFGTGGGGAVYTAQITVENALRAHGPVPLVSVDDLGPDDVVILMSGIGAPTVGIEMLSATGQIHALLAEAERLLGRPVTTLMAAEIGGSNGVQPIGWAARLGLKVLDADGMGRAFPDAAMVAMNVAGVPCEWAVQSDVVGNISVMKTIDLHWLERHARALTVASGSICIGAHYPMTADTVKGAVIEGTVSAAIRVGHALMSSPDPVSAVAAELDARVLMTGKITDLDRRTAGGFVRGSVTITGTGADRGRLQRLELQNENLLVLEDGEVLVSVPDLITIIDAETGHAITTEMLRFGQRVSVLAWACDPIWRTPRGLELAGPAAFGYDLPYVPFEGAAR
- a CDS encoding PucR family transcriptional regulator, with protein sequence MTQYALRDLVDDADRLGLRLTAGPVDDREVARVDISAVDRLDALGEGTLALIPGDEQPPPFRIDVALRQASARGLAGLVFTAPLTLAETARVLADRGRVPVFSAPGAGAAELATTIDRAISGGASEAMMRGARAVTLATEAAAAPDSTPDSILATAGAALGIALEIVQDPTAAWNDPHAVFIGEVAIGRVTAERTDGATDVALPVIAALVSRVAQRRSRDRYAPVQSRSDLLVELVLADASRAEGFVAQAARLGLPLPQSHVVAWLTPTGRSDPDALAPRSVQPALELFALQLVEGRDEMWHVAFLQDDLMLVCTEEHGAGDHQRRVREVATQVQHRAQEIAGSDWAYTLGLGTPQVGALGLRQSAAEARVAAESAIAAGRLGGVELTDVTGLRRVLLDLYASPISRELLDDILRPLDRLGPERALQSVRTLLAYLAHEGSLVHAGKELMLHPNGVGYRMRRIRELLGIDLDDRDARFAVELACRVRLLGAR
- a CDS encoding CaiB/BaiF CoA transferase family protein encodes the protein MDDDGDFRPLSGVRVIDFTRLLAGPYATMTLAELGADVIKVEQPGIGDETRHWGPPFVHGASAYFHAINRGKRSIALDLTDEGDLDIAHRLIATADVVVESFRPGVADRLGIGADALRSRFPRLVYASISGFSPTGPLAAEPGTAVTVEAESGLMHVTGYEGADPVRSGVAMVDIATGMSMINGVLAALLERERTGVGRRLEFSLFATALSSLGTVIAATSAGGPPSRPWGSSHPSIVPYRAFAASDGHVVLGATNDAMFARLVAALDLDDELGGERWSRNRARVEGRDELERVLAVRVGALPLDTVVERLSAARVLVARVRSPEDAAHGEQARAMGMIEHDDGVAIARSALGTNGTARLARAPDLDAHGEELRTELVVR
- a CDS encoding amidohydrolase → MASITVTNARVFTGESETAFASAFRIVDGVVDWVGDAAEVTDPDAVDLGGRTVVPGLIDSHTHPALLAGTAAAVECFPPAVLSRGDLVDVLRAHAETLTSPRAWVLGRGYDDTKFPGRDGPTAADLDRVSTERPVLVWRCDAHSAVCNTRALEIAGITADTPDPDGARFERDAEGRPNGVLTEIAAVNAVAAHIPPPTRDEQIAAILALGEEWASRGIVAVCDLLSNRIQEPLATFRAAAERGLRTRVALYPGWDPAAPLADLEPGDREGRIRVAGVKVVLDGAYSNRTAWVAEPYPDSCDHGLRLVDDADVLAAAGWARRNGVQLAVHAMGDSALYRVVELFENEEPWLDGIPSVRIEHATIVSDAYLERLRTARMTFGIATHTVFFFAEYDGYEKALRVEQVPDAYPIARLYAGLQPLALSSDRPATAWSGADDVMLSVEAAVRRRAYNGVEFGPEAAITVAQALLLYTSRAASLSPLAGVGALTPGADGSFAVLDRDVFTVADDEISSVRVAETWIRGERVFVR